Part of the Salvelinus fontinalis isolate EN_2023a chromosome 1, ASM2944872v1, whole genome shotgun sequence genome is shown below.
TGCATCAACAAATGTAAAGTGATCCGTTGacaatgtgaagaaaaaaaacatgcagtAACAGTGCCCCCATCAGCTCAGTTAAGGAATCCACTCAAACATGTACAGTGTAAATTGAATATAACTCATGGCCTGTTAATATAATGCTGACAAAAACATAATCCAGAACAAGCAATGTCATCTCTGTGAGAAATTAAGAAATTTGCTGAATTGTACAACATTTCTAAACAATTGCGAAATCTGTGAATTCCCGAAAGTCCACAGTCTGGCCCatgactgggaaactggtcagtaGCAACACACTTTGTACCCTCCCCAAATTCCAGTCAGTGGTTAAATACACCAACGGTGGTTACAACTTAGACTGAGGGAAGAAACAACATTGACAACATGACACAAACTACAACAAGAAGAGTTCTACTTTGCTTTTGCTCACTGACAGGTAAGAAGGCAAGCCATGATGGGGTAGAAACTTAATTGAgccttcatattcattatatgtGTTTGAGTTTATGGTAACAATGTATTTAAACACAGTAGGCCTACATGCCGAGTATCAACCTGTCACATCATGGAACTCATTTTTCAATCAGAAGAACAACTATGCTTTGGCCCTTGACAAGGTTGAGACTGTTGTGTAATTCGGAATGTTTTTTGTGTCTGCCAGCTGTCCTCTCATATGCTGTTGCTCAGGAGGAAGATGTTGGGAACAATAGCTGCTCCTCAACCACCTTGATGTTTAAACAGCTCTCTACTCAGCTTGCAGTATGGATAACTTCATCACTGAATTTAGTCTAAAAACGGTTTAATCTGTGGTCAACTTTTACCAATAATGCAATGCTGATTAGTTGCTCTTGGTAAATCTAACTTGAAGTTGACATGTTTTGGTACTTGGATTTCAAACAGATGTATGACATCTCTTTCCACTATCTGTCAACAGGAGGCAACACGATGTGCTGAAAACATTACTAGCGAATGGAGCGATGACCAGACTGCTGTTGTGATTAACTCCCTACAAACACTGACAGTCATTCTACAGAAACATCAAAAAACACGTAAGAGTCCTGAGCAAAACACAGATCTGTGTACAATAAGAGTTTGTTGCTGACAAATACTTTATTGGCCCCAAATAAGCTATGGCAGAGCAAAGGGTCTCTTTTCGTGTAACCCATAATTACATTGGCTTTACTTTTTCTTTCTAAATGTATTACCTATGTATTACCTAAGTAAttattgtgtttctgtgtgttttccTTGTATAGTTTGCCAGGACGTTGAGCCCAAACAGTGTCCAGCTGCAGTAGCCCATAGTAAAGGAGGACTTGTGTGTGTCACCATCAACAAGAGGCGTTACTGTAAACCCATGTGCAATGAGGTACTCTTTCCTGCAACATCACAGGCCTATGAGCTAAAAGCCTCTTATAATCACACTGTATGGTGGCACAAAGATTAAATATGCAGTATTCTACAATAGGCTATTCCTTTATATGAAACACAAACAGTttctgcaacaaaaaaaaaaaaaatctacagaaAATGGGGGggaaagtaaaataaataaataaatgtttggtccttaaagggatacttcaggactTTGGCaacgaggccctttatctacttccccagagtcagatgaactcgtggatacaatttgtatgtttctgtgtccagtttgaaggaagttagagTTGGTTTTACGAGCCAATGATAACTAGGGCTAGCACAATGGCTGGAAGTCTATTGGTATCTGCTAGCATTCTAGCAAATTATTAATTATTTGCCATTTTTGCCTCATTAATAGTAATGTATTCACTACACAGGGCTATGACTTTGCGTTCTTGAGGAACAGTCGTCTGTATGAGGAATGCAGTGCAGACACCAGATTCAAATGGACAACCCATTACATTGGAGGGAACAAGCTGGCCGTTTGCAACAGTAAGTCCCCTCTGTAAATCATCTGTAAAGTCTCTCTGTACCTCCACAGAAAGGCCATGGTGGACAGCTTGTAGAGCTGTAACATgtaatactgtaactaaaacatCCTCTCATTCTGTTGTAAATTATTAAGTCATATTGAAATATTGATGACATTTTCCAAAGTCAATGCTGTTCAAAAGTGGTAAGAATGTGTGTCCCTTTTTAAATGCAGAATCCTCGAGATCTATTGCAGGAGCTAAAACAGCCTACTTCCCCAAGAACCAGGACTGCCTGACTACCAAGAGTTACAATAATCTTGAGGCTCAGCTCATTGAGCAGTTCAAAAATGAGCTGAAGGACATCGAGGGAAAAACAGAATACTCCTGTCTCGTCTGTGGATAACCATAACAGAGAGGAGTGAGACTAGAAGGGAAAGCTATAAGTGGAAATGAATGTGTACAGTTTGCAACAAACCCACCCAATCTGTGTGACACCTAAACCTGAAGTGCTGGTTATTAATATAAATATCGTCACACAAAGTAATGTTGCTACAGAAACATGACATGTATTACAAAGACAATCCACAAGTCAGAAAAAGAAAGTGacgatgaaaaaaaaaaaaaagcacattTGACATTAAACCATTTCTTCCATACTTCTGTACTGCTGAGCACAAAGATATCAATCGTCTTCATTATTCTCCTCATTAATGTTGAGAGTTTTAGCAGCTAGTAAGAGTGCAAGGATTATCATAGCAGAGTAAAATAAATCGTATCTCTGTCAAATTGAACGACATATGAGGTTTAAGATCCTACTAGCTCTGAAGCGGTAGACACCAAACGTTCTTCATGCAGGTTGCATATTTCTTATTTGATGTCCTTCAAATTCAAATACAAAACGCAGTTGTTAAATGATCAGACTACTATAATCTCAAAGGATATGTAATAAGCATTCTAAAATCCCAAGTGATGTGAGGATTAGCATAATACTGACAGTTCAAAAGCTGCAAACCACTTTGTAAAATGGCCTGATTAGAATGAATCCGGGTCATAATCTGAAATCAAGGTCAGCATAGCAAAGACTCAAACGGGATTTGAACTCATTAACTATTATATCATAAATCAATCAATTAATGGTCAATCAAATGCAGGGATGACATGGAAATGATCTAGAGAAGATATACACTagacacaaaagtatgtggacaccccttcaaattaatggattcggctttttcagccacacccgttactgacaggtgtataaaaacaagcacacagcgatgcaatctccatagaaaagCATTGGTGGTAGAATGGCCCTACTATAGAGTtcattgactttcaacgtggcaccgtcataggatgctaccattccaacaagtcagtttgtaaaatgtctgccctgaTAGAGCTGACCCCGTCAACTttatgtgctgttattgtgatgtggaaacATCTAGCAGCAACAACggctctgtcacgccctgaccgtagagagctttttatctctattttggtttggtcagggtgtgatttgggtgggcaatctatgttcattttctatgttttgtatttctttgtgtttggccgggtggcagctgtcagaggcagctgtctattgctgtctctgattgagaatcatacttaggcaggtttttcccacctgtgttttgtgggtagttgttttctgtttagtgttttgctcctgacaggactgtttcggtttcagttattcactttgttattagtttagtgttcagtttaaataaaaagtcatgaacacttacaatgctgcactttggtccgatTCCTCTTCATCTGACGACGACatccgttacagaactacccaccaccaacggaccaagaAGCGTggtatggaggagcagagggttcaggactcctggacatgggaggagatattggacggaaatggaccctggagacaggctggggaatatcgccgcccaaaaatggagctggaggcagctaaagctaagaggcggcgatatgaggcaaGGCAGCGCAACAGGCATGAGAGGCAGCATAGGGACATAGGGCACAtagggagattggcggagtcaggcgatagacctgagccaactccccgtgcttaccggaagcagcgttttactggtcaggcaccgtgttatgcgataaagcgcacggtgtctccagtgcgcgctcatagcccggagcgctatatgccagccccccgcaagtgccatgtgagagtgggcatccagccagggcggattgtgGAAGCTCAGCGCGCTTGGTCTCCGGTGCGCCGTTTCgacccagggtatcctgcgccggctctgcgtactgtgtctccggggcgctgggactGCTCAgttcgtcctatgcctgcgctctgcccgtgccgggctaaagtgggcattgagccaagtggagaggtgcgagtggtaagcaccagatctccagtgctcccccacagcccggttcgacctgtgcctgcactctggaggggccgggctaaagtgggcattcagcctggaggagtggtgccaagacTGCGCACCAGAGCttcagtgctcccccacagcctggTTCATCCGGTGCCTCTTCTACGCacaaggcctcctgtaggtctctccagcctggtgggccctgtggcagccccacgcaccactcctccaggctgaatgcccactttagcccggccgCTACGAGggcgcccagtccggggcccgctacgagggtgcgctttggtccgattcctCTTCATCCGACGACGCCACCCGTTAcaggctcagccgcaaagtggtaggccacacaagctcacagaatgggaccgccgagttcTGAAGCGCGTAGCATCGTCTGTCCTcggctgcaacactcactaccgagttccaaactgcctctggaagcaatgtcagcacaagagctGTTCGACaatagcttcatgaaatgggtttccatggccgagcagctgcacacaagcttaagatcaccaagcgcaatgccaagcatcggctggagtggtgtaaagctcgccaccattggactctggagcagtggaagcgcgttctctgtagtgatgaattacgcttccgtatctggcagtctgacggactaatctgggtttggtggatgccaggaggaTGCTACCTGCCCCGATAtatatagtgccaactgtaaagtttggtggaggaggaataatggtatggggctgtttttcattgttcgggctaggccccttagttccagtggagGGAAATCTTAACGATACAGCACACAATAAtactctagacgattctgtgcatccaactttgtggcaacagtttagcgaaggccctttcctgtttcagcatgacaatgcccccgtgcacaaagcgaggtccatacagaaatggtttgtcgagatcggtgttgaagaacttgactggcctgcacagagacctgacctcaaccccaatgAAAACCTTAGGGATGATTTGGAACATCGActgccaggcctaatcacccaacatccagtgcccgacctcaccaatgctcttgtggctgaatggaagcaagtctctgcagcaatgttccaacatctagtggaaagccttcccagaagagtggaggatgttatagcagcaaaggggggaccaactccatattcatgcccatgattttggaataagatgtttgacgagcaggtatccacatacttgtAGTGTATGTTGGATCCCATAATCGTCAATTATATAAATGAGTCATTGTGTtggtactacagtactatactgaacaaaaaaagcAATGGAACATGTTTTCATGGGCTGAAATtaaagatctcagaaatgttccatacacataaaaaaaatgtatttctctaaaatgttgtgtacaatttttttttttttttttataattttaTTGGGAAAATCAACTTTAATATTGtggatagattgtggcttccatcaatgtaattgtcttcatcatttccaatcccccatacatttttttcttaaacatatactgtatataaaatatagatttttgaatatattttcctttattatttcccCTAactctaccacccctcccctaattggagtgaactactggacaacaacacttaCTGTAGGCTTCTACTtacagcttatacatactatatacctTTTACGGACacagtctattttacaatagttgtctttagtttgtttttagtcccattcTTCAgttaccctcaacccctcccatctatctctgaagaccatccaatTTTGATTTCTGTTTGCCATatccggcttctttacctgcgggatcgtctgatatcagtcacccagagagctgatgaaactgaggagaatTTTAGTCTGtattaaagcccttttgtggggaaaaagtcattctgattggcttggcCTGTGTCCTCAgtaggtgggcctggctcccaagtggttgGGTCTATACCCTCTcaagcccacccatggctgcgcccctgcccagtcatgtgaaatccatagatgaaggcctaatttatttatttaaattgactgttccatgttgcgtttatatttttgttcagtatagttgaaCAAGAGCATCCTTGTCTGTTTTGATACACAATGTGTGGCGTCAAATGGCATCTAGATGGCAGCAAAGAATACAACTAGCAATCTCTGCaaacattttacagttttaatGGACTTCTCTCTTTATGGACATTTATGACCATTTAATACAATTATAGCCAGGGATCATGTTGGGATTTTGTAGATGTAAAAGTAACTCCTACTATTTTTCCTATGAATTCAAAATACGAAACCTCAAGGAATATCACTGACAGTAGTAATTCATTCCTCTGATCTGGCTACTTTGAAGTTGAATACTACTTCTTCAACTGGAAACAGAGACCATTGACCAACATCAaatcaaaaacatatacatgtaCACTCaatgttggggagtagtgaactacatctAGCTCAACTAGTAGTTTAGTTTCTACAGTAGTAGAAACTAGTAGTttctacattttgcagtagcttggtggtagttgaactaaagtCAAACCTAGGATTTGTTTTTAGTAGTTAATTACTTTTTTTGctatgtagcggtgtagctaaccaCTGGAACCTGCACCCAATTTTTTTTTGCACAAATAAAATATATGTGAAGTTTGGCAATTTTAtgtctatgacatttcagatttggATATGATAATTTAACACAAAATAGTTTGAATGTGGTGAACtgctttttcaaagtaactttagttaagtaaactatatttGTCTTAAGGCTATCTTTAGTGTAGCTTAAATTCTTCCAGTAATTGTTAGCTTGGTAAACTGTATTTTCAGAGGAGCTTCCATAATTTAGGCCTAGacagtcatctgatgaatttgtatTTTCATGGAAAAACAAACATAAAAGTCCACATTACAGTGGAGTACAGTAACTCTACTGAATATGTTTTGGTTATTCCTGTTCTCTGATTCTAACTGATATGTTGCTTCTATCTCATTCTTTTCATAGTGCATATAAAGATATTTAATGTACAGCCCAGTTCAATCAGATTTACTGTACAATATGATACTGCAACTACAATAGTTTCCACTAGAGGTCAGTCTCCAATCATTTTCAGGGGTAAAGAGTTAACATGGGTTGGTAAAACAAATGCAtgggatttgctcttattctctcTATCACACAAAAAATAGCATCCCGTCTCAATACCTAATATATGGCTAAAATCCTATCATGTCTTGGTAACAACATGTTTAGTGGGTAAAGCAAAAACCTTCAATGAGCTGACAGTAAAACACAAAATAAGTACTGTGACGAGAACTGTGAAGTACTGTGAATATTTTCAAATAGAAAAATAGTAAAATACACAAGcattatgtttttttgtttggtCTAAGGGTTTGTAACGCTTTGCTGGTATTTGGACTCTGTGTGAAATTCCATGAGAATTGGGGATTCTTCTGAGACAGTGTCTGCGATAAAAATTGGCCTGTTACAATGAAAGCAATTGACTTAATTTGAGGCTCATAGATTTGAATATCTCAGACGTGATTACCGATTGCAGGAACGGGATTCAAAGCATAGGGCTTCTCACAGCAGCTTCAGCTCTCCTTCTTTGTGCATCTCCAGATCCTTTTTTAGTCTTGGACACATTTGGAATGTTAAGCCGATGAACAGCTAGTTTCTCATTACACACGCACATTAAATTTAACATAAAACATTGTCTGACCAATACTACAACCAAATGTTGACCGCGCCAGCATATTGGAAATAGAGATTGGCTTGCACACCTACACTTTTAAAAGACAGCACTCATTAAAATGACATGCATTCAATTTCAAACAATCAATAGGTGAGTAAAAACTCAGTTTGGGCCAGCGTTTGAAGAATGATTCATGAACACCCCCAGGAGGAATTATCATAACAGTGAGTGCAGCTTCCCCAAAACCCCCATCCTCAGCACATCCTGTGGACTAATCAGGCCGTCAGTAATGAAGGAGATTTGTGGGGACAGAGGAACAGAACATGCTTCCCCCACGTATGATTTAAAAGCAGGGGGAGGCAAACCCTGCCTCTCTGGGACAGATTCTGTAGCGATCCATCCTTTTCATTAAGCTCTTCACATGTGAATCGGAGCTTGTTCTTTTTTTGACCGAATAATACGGGCAACACATCAAAGTCTTAATTAATGTGATTGGAGTAATGCTGCTTTATTTACACATCCTGGTCTGAAGAGTGCCCGAGAGGCAGGTTGGGTGCACGTTCATTCAACGCTTCTCAAACAGAACCATTAACAGAATGAGACAGGAAGACAATAAATGTGCAACAATTTATGACTCACACACCAAATACCCAGAGCCTTGCTGTTCTGTCAGCATTGCTGATATGATCCTGGGTATATCTGTAAAACAGTCCTCACATATATATTGTATATGCTTCCAAGCACATTTGTGATCTAAGTTCTGACTCCATACACACCCCAGGATAAGCCTTGATTTAGCAGTAATGGACCACTCTCCTCACGCAAACGCTATACATGCAATGTGTAGTCAGTGAGGTTCCAAGCAAGGCACTGGAGTCTTCAGGCATCTTTACATGTCTCTCATGGGTGCAGCTGGCCAGTTTTGATGTGCAGTTGATTACCTTAAGCAAGCGCTTTCTGTGAGGGGCTTCTGGCTGACCATCAGAATCTCTGCTCTCAGTGACTCTGTCATTGATTTAGTCTTATTCAGCTGGCTCTCCAGGTCTAAAATAAACAATGATTAACAACATTACACATACCTGTCAGTGTGTCCCTTTCGAAAGGGGATAGATTCAATTCAgtctgcattttttttttttttatgacccccttttctccccattttcgtgatatccaattggtagttacagtcttgtcccattgcagGCAAGTCACGTCCGTACTcgagagaggcgaaggtcgagagccatgcatcctccaaaacacgaacccgccaagcagcactgcttctggacacaatgctcgcttaacccggaagccagcctcaccaatgtgtcgAAGTAAAAAACGttcacctggcgaccgtgtcagcgtgcattgtgcCCGGGCCCGCCACagtagtcgctagagcacgatgggacaagaacaacACGGCcggcctaacccagacgacgctgggccaattgtgcgccacctcatgggtctcccggtcgcggccggctgcgacacagcctgggatcgaaccgtCTGCACATGTTCTACAGTACGTTGtctttcacattgtttgttttaTCTGGTGGATTGGCCTTCAAACATTTACCTGACaacagacctggatcaaatatgTACCTCTCATAATGTGTTCCAGTCCTTGTCATTCCAAATGGAGACCTCTTTTCTTCTTGCATGGACTCCATCTCTAAGACAGGAAGGAAAATACATTTCAAGGGGTCACCATAAAGCCTCGGGGTAGGCCAGAACAGTGCATGGTTAGTGTAGCATCAGGTTATTTAATGTAAATAAATTATTAATTCATAAGCTAGCCATACCCAAATGAAAATACAATTACCAAACTTCACATTTTAACAGAAACAGTGGCTCATGTACTTTTATTTAAAGAGTTAACCTCTAAGTTAAGTATCTCAGATTGGGTTTGGATCTCAAACACAGTCTCCCATGAAAGGCAAATGGTACCATTCAGGTAATTACATACTACCTGGCTTCAAATGATATAAGAAATTATGAAGGTTAATTGTGCTTGTGGAAAGCATTAAAAAAATGACTGTCTAAAAGGCATGGCATTCAGGACAATTGGTTCCTATGAGTGTTAAAAAAGTCAAAAGATAAAAATAAAGCATTTAACCTTTGTGAGGGGAACAGTTAAAGAGAGCTTGAAAGTACTATGGAagtgtccgaatacccatactagcgtactacatacttaaactgcatactatGTACTCATCGTCGCATACTATTTAGCACGTATCGTTTAGTAAAAAGTATGCAGTATGCCACGGTCGCAACGcagtagcggctcctgactggctgggtAGGTGGGGCGGGGCCAAGTTCGGATGAATTTTTCAAAATTCAAAAGACACATTGCGTTAATCAGCCTGATAATAGCTCATTTCCAATTTCTCTAAACTCTGAATAGAATAGGAatggagggcctcccgggtggagcagtggtctagggtcTCAGTGGTCAGTGgtccaccagagtctctgggttcgcgcccaggctttgttgcagccggccgcgaccgggaggtccgtggggcgactcacaattgggctagcgtcttccgggttaaggagggtttggctggtagggatatccttgtctcatcgcgctccagggactcctgtggcgggccgggcacagtgcgcgctaaccaagtgcacagtgcacagtgtttcctctgacacattggtgcggctggcttccgggttggaggcgcgctgtgttaaagaagcagtgcggcttggttgggttgtgcttcggaggacgcatggctttcgacctttgtctcccccgagcccgtacgggagttgtagcgatgagacaagatagtaattactagcgattggataccacgaaaattggggggaaaaggggagagaaaaaataataataataataataggaatggagttataggcctacccaggctggttataggcagactattACATAAGCACAATACCGTTGCCCATATAGCCCAGCGACCACATTTACAAAGGACTAAAGACAGAAACACATCGTTTCATTTCAACATACTGTATTCAGACCCcctcccacattttgttacgttacatcctaattctaaatttgattaaataaaaacagttcctcatcaatctacacacaataccccacaggTTTATtgaacattttgcaaatgtattaaatataaaaacagaaataccttatttgcatgagtattcagaccctttactatgagactcgaaattgagctcagatgcatcctgtttccattgttcatccttgagacgtttctacaacttgactggagtccacctgtggtaaattaaattgattggacatgatttggaaaggcacacatctgtctatataaggtcctacagttgacagtgcatgtcagagcaaaaaccaagccatgaggtcgaacgaATTGCCTGTAGAgctacgagacaggattgtgtcaaggaacagatctggggaagggtatcaaaaagtttctgcagcattgaaggttgccAATATTTTTattaaagaagtttggaaccaccaacacttttccaagagctggccgcccggacaaactgaacaatcgggggaaaagggccttggtcagggaggtgaccaagaacccgatggtcactgtgacagagctccagagttcctctgtggagatggaagaaacctccagaaggataaccatctctgcagcactctaccaatcaggcctttatggaagagtggctagaatgaagccactcctcagtaaaagacacatgacaacctgcttggagtttgccaaaaggcacctaaaggactctcagaccatgagaaacaagactttCTGgattgatgaaaccaagattgaactatttggtctgaatgccaagcgttgcATCTGGAGGAAAactgctgtgggggtgttttttcagctgcagggactgggagactagtcaggattgaagaaagatgaacggagcaaagtacagagagatccttgatgaaaacctgctctagagcgctcaggacttcagattggggtgaaggttcacattccaacagcaCAATGGCCctacgcacacagccaagataatgcaggagtggcttcggcacaagtctcaatgtccttgagtggcccagccagagcctggatttgaaccaaaacatctctggagagacctgaaaatagctgtgcagtgacactcctcatctaacctgacagagcttgagaggatctgcagagaagaatgggagaaacttcccaaatacagatgtgccaagcttgtagcgtcatatagtacccaagaagacttgaggctataatcgctgctaaaggtgcttcgacaaagtactgagtaaagggtctgaatacttatgtacagttgaagtcggaagtttacatagagcttagccaaatacatttaaactcagtttttcacaaatgtgcatgtgtctgctcaaacggtcagaaacagactccatgacggtggtatgagggcccgacgtccacaggtcggtgttgtgcttacagcccaacaccgtgcaggacgtttggcatttgccagagaacaccaagattggcaaattcgccactggcgccctgtgctcttcacagatgaaagcaggttcacactgagcacatgtgacagacgtggcagagtctggagacgccgcggagaacattctgctgcctgcaacatcctccagcatgaccggtttggcgatggatcagtcatggtgtggggtggcatttctttgtggggccgcacagccctccatgtgctcgccagaggtagcctgactgccaatgggtaccgagatgagatcctcagaccccttgtgagaccatatgctgacacatgcgcatttgtggcctgctgaaggtcattttgcagggcgctggcagtgctcctccttgcataaaggcggaggtagc
Proteins encoded:
- the si:ch1073-126c3.2 gene encoding uncharacterized protein si:ch1073-126c3.2 codes for the protein MTQTTTRRVLLCFCSLTAVLSYAVAQEEDVGNNSCSSTTLMFKQLSTQLAEATRCAENITSEWSDDQTAVVINSLQTLTVILQKHQKTLCQDVEPKQCPAAVAHSKGGLVCVTINKRRYCKPMCNEGYDFAFLRNSRLYEECSADTRFKWTTHYIGGNKLAVCNKSSRSIAGAKTAYFPKNQDCLTTKSYNNLEAQLIEQFKNELKDIEGKTEYSCLVCG